The Pseudarthrobacter sulfonivorans genome includes a window with the following:
- a CDS encoding GYD domain-containing protein: MTKYLFQANYVGQGIKGLMQEGGSKRRDAVVKALESVGGSLECIYYAFGETDVLGVFDVPDQPSAVALSLMINSTGAVDLHLTPLMTPEDIDAAVGKTPAYRAPGQ; the protein is encoded by the coding sequence ATGACTAAGTATCTTTTCCAAGCAAATTATGTGGGCCAGGGCATCAAAGGCCTGATGCAGGAGGGTGGGTCCAAGCGTCGGGACGCGGTTGTAAAGGCCTTGGAGTCGGTTGGGGGATCACTGGAATGCATCTACTACGCGTTCGGCGAGACGGATGTCCTGGGGGTCTTCGACGTTCCCGATCAGCCGAGTGCTGTTGCCCTTTCCCTGATGATCAATTCGACCGGCGCCGTGGACCTTCATCTCACGCCGCTCATGACACCCGAGGATATTGACGCAGCTGTGGGCAAGACACCTGCCTACCGGGCCCCCGGTCAGTAA
- a CDS encoding glycosyl hydrolase, giving the protein MLRTLKSIAAVVGLGLALGLMPAQAAQAAPATGRISLSPATGPAGSAVTVSGTGFKASTTGTVIAGATTFPFKTAASGAFSTSISIPSAATGSLTITAKTSSIQASSVFTVTAPAPTLPPVSTAALRFGVATAGGSLAGGELDEVALLAGESPSTILFYKDFLQAPPIAEMDSVRARGAVPLITWEPWAWGGGMEQPAYSLDRIAAGDFDAHITQWGQTLAAWGQPVQLRFAHEMNGNWYPWAEGVNGNQPGDYVEAWRHVHDIVAATGASNVSWVWSPNVPYYGSTDLAGLFPGAGYVDVVALDGYNWGTSASWSGWISPQDLFAPGIAQLRTLAPGVPILISETASSEAGGNKAAWNTELVSYLAAQPDVMGFVWFHLQKETDWRINSSGTSASAFKSALQARRTP; this is encoded by the coding sequence ATGCTCCGAACTTTGAAATCTATCGCGGCAGTGGTTGGCCTGGGTCTGGCTTTGGGACTGATGCCGGCCCAGGCCGCCCAGGCAGCGCCTGCCACAGGCCGGATCTCCCTCAGCCCGGCCACCGGACCGGCAGGATCCGCCGTCACAGTCAGCGGAACGGGGTTCAAGGCCTCCACCACGGGGACGGTGATCGCCGGTGCCACGACTTTTCCCTTCAAAACGGCGGCCTCGGGTGCCTTCAGCACCTCGATCAGCATCCCTTCCGCAGCCACGGGATCGTTGACCATCACGGCCAAGACCTCGTCCATCCAGGCCTCGTCCGTGTTCACAGTGACCGCGCCGGCCCCGACGCTCCCTCCGGTCAGCACCGCCGCGCTTCGCTTCGGGGTCGCCACGGCCGGCGGCTCCCTGGCCGGCGGCGAACTCGATGAAGTGGCGCTACTGGCCGGCGAAAGCCCGTCCACGATTCTGTTCTACAAGGACTTCCTCCAGGCGCCCCCCATCGCCGAGATGGACTCCGTCCGGGCACGCGGCGCCGTCCCGCTCATAACCTGGGAACCTTGGGCCTGGGGCGGCGGAATGGAACAGCCCGCCTACTCCCTGGACCGAATTGCCGCCGGCGACTTTGACGCCCACATCACGCAGTGGGGCCAGACACTTGCGGCCTGGGGCCAGCCGGTCCAGCTCAGATTCGCCCACGAGATGAACGGCAACTGGTACCCGTGGGCCGAAGGCGTCAACGGCAACCAGCCCGGCGACTATGTAGAAGCCTGGCGCCATGTTCACGACATCGTTGCTGCCACCGGAGCCAGCAATGTGTCCTGGGTTTGGAGCCCGAATGTTCCCTACTACGGTTCCACCGATCTCGCCGGCCTCTTTCCCGGCGCCGGGTACGTGGATGTTGTAGCCCTCGACGGGTACAACTGGGGCACTTCAGCCTCCTGGAGCGGCTGGATATCGCCGCAGGATCTCTTCGCTCCGGGGATAGCCCAGTTGCGTACTCTGGCACCCGGAGTTCCCATCCTGATCAGCGAGACGGCTTCCAGCGAAGCAGGGGGTAACAAGGCTGCCTGGAACACTGAGCTCGTGTCGTATCTGGCGGCCCAGCCTGATGTTATGGGCTTCGTGTGGTTCCACCTCCAGAAAGAAACCGACTGGCGGATCAACAGCAGCGGCACCTCCGCCTCAGCATTCAAGTCCGCATTGCAGGCGCGCCGGACTCCCTGA